The genomic region CCAGAAGGACAGCGAGCTTGGGCATTATACCCTTAGATGCAAGTAGCTTCTCATGTTTCACGGAAATGTCGTTCAGATTATCCAGCAGATCAAAAAGGTACCCCCTGATCTCCTCCAGTTGCTTCTCCCCAGGTTTCATGAGCTCTTCTGCCATTATTTATCGAAAAAAGTTAAATAAATGAGGCTTTAAGTCTTTCTGATTTTCCAGGTAACGTCGACGTCAACGCTTCTCATGAGAGTGTCCTTCAAGGGACACCTCCTCATAGACAGTTCCATGACCTTGCCTATCCTTTCATCATCTGAGAAGACTGTGAGGTCATACTTAACTTGAAGGAGACCTGGAGGTACATTCGGGTCACCCTGAAAGCCCTTGGGATCCAGGTTTCCCTCAATGTAACCCTCCACTCCCTGAAGCTTGACCCCCATTTCCCTTGAAATATAATAAATCGTGAGTATCATGCAGGATAACGCTGCCCCGAGCATTAACTCCTCTGGAGTTGGGTTCTCCGATCCAATGAGACCGATCTTCAGTTCCAAGTCCTTAACGCTAACCACCGCAGTCTCTCCTTCTAGCTTGGCCTCAGCTGTGAAAGTTATCATTTAACCACCTAATTGATCAGGCCAAGATCCCTGAATATTGCAGCTTCCGTTGCAAACCTCACGTAAAGTCTAGTCCTTTCCTGCTCCGATAAGGGTCTTCCCAGTTGCCTCTCTATATCATCTATCTGCTTACTTATTACAACGCTGATGTTCGTCTCAATTGACGGCTTATTGACCTTGAACATGACGTAAATATCCATGAGAAACTTGTACATTTCCTCATCCATATTGAGCAAATACTGGCCCACTGCTGGGATTTGCTGGCCATTGAAATCGACCATCTTCCCCTTAAAATATGGTCTCCACGTAAGCATATTTGACTTGACGAACTCCCAAGAGGGAGGAAATCCCCTGTATTCGTCAGCTGATGGGACGTTAACTACCTTATACTCATTGCCATCTATCTCCACAATCGCCTCGACTTCCAGTTCAAGGTTTCCTACTTTCTCAATCAAAATTTCACTCGAGAGAGAGTAGACTTTCTCCCGTAAAGGTTTTTTCCTTTTGTCTGAAAATGATATCGGTGGAAAATATGCAAGCTCAGGTTTCAGACCCATGTGTAGAGGAGTGCTTCAAGCCAAAGGGAGAATGGAAGTTCACGGATATCTCAGAATGTCTTTCCAGGTGTTCCTCAGTCAAGGTAACAAAGCCGTGATTCCATGAAGATAAGCGACGTAATGACGAGGAACCTGGTTAGAGTAGACCCTAGGAGCTCCGTGAAGGAAGCCCTGACGCTGATGCTCGAGAGGAATATAAGGAGACTCATTGTCGGAGATGCGCAAGGGATAGTGACTATGAGAGATTTAGTGTATGGATGGGATAACGGTAACAAGCAAGTGGAGGAAGTAATGAACAGGGACCTCCTCATGATCTCCCCTGAGGCTGACGCGAAACAGGCCAGCAAAATAATGACAAAGAAGGGGGTGGGCTCACTGCTAGTAGCTAGAGATGAAGAGGTAGTTGGAATAGTCACAGAGAGGGACCTCCTTCGGGTCCTCATTGTGAGTGAAGGGGTTAATGTTGGTGACGTAATGAAGGTAGACCCTCTCATCTCTGCCCCCGAGACCACAGTATTAGAGATCATCAAGGCCATGAAGGACAATTGGGAAAGACACGCCATAGTGGTGGAGGATAATCTGCCTTCCGGGATTGTGTCAATCCGCGATGTGGGTAGGGCCATCCTTGAGGGTAAAGTGAACTCCCCGGTCTCAGGAATAATGAAGAGGCCCGTTTTCAGGACTACTCCTGACTCCTCCCTAGAGATCGCTAGAAAGATAATGGTACAGGAAAACGTTGGTTTCTTGCCTGTGGTCGATTCCAGAACTCTCTTGGGTAGCGTTGAGGAAAGGGAAATATTAGCTGTGATTTCAATCTAGTTTTTCCTTATGTGACCTCTTGAACCTCTGGCTTATTCAGTATCTCTTCGAACGCCTTCTTTAGGTCGTCCGCGTTAAATCCAAAGATTACCGGCTTCAACTCAGAGAACGCTTTATCAATCACTTGCGATATCTCATCAGGCGAGGTCCCGCTAAGCCTGTCCTCAAGCTTCTCTATAAAGTCCCTGGGCGACATTACGAAGAAATCACCTGAAATGGAGACCTCCTGTAATCTCTTCTCCACGAACTTCGCGGTTATCCTGACCAGTTTTCTGGCCTTATAATCCAGGTGACATATGGCTACGGCGGAGGAGATCTTAACGCACCTATCGGTCCTTAAATCGGGATGCCTCCTGTCCTTATAGTAAATCCACTCCTCGTTCCTCTTTTCACTCGCCAACTGTTCCCATCTTTCAATCTCCTCTGGGGTTAACATGGAATCTTCAAACTTAATTCCCAGATGAGCCTCGAAACTTTGCTTCAGTTTCTTGTCTAGTTCCTCCCTAGGTGGAACATATCCGAGCTCTCGTTCCAGAGAGGTTATCCATTCCGACATATCCTTCGCCATTTTATCCCTGAACTTCTCGGAGGGGACCTTGATGCACTTGCTCATCAGTTGTGTGTCAGCCCTCATGAGAATATTTCCAGCAATAACCACAGCCTTACCGTGAGTCATGGCTCCATTCCCGCTAATCTTTCTCCCATTGACCACTATGTCCTGGTCCCTTAGAGAAGCGTTTAAACCGTAGTCCCTGAGCACGTTAACTACGGGTGTAAGAAATTTCTCGTAAAGAGCCTTAGGATCCGAGGGAGCCTCCTCTTGCCTCAACACGATAAAATAGTCGTGCTCCCCCTGAGTTATGACCACAGTACCTCCGCCCAAGTCTCTTCTCACTACTGGTATCTTGTTCTTCAAGGTGTAATCTAGATCTACCTCCAGCCAAACCTCCTGATGAACTCCAACGTTAACGAATGGTTCCTTAACAGAAAAAACTAGAAATGTGTTTTTTCCTCCCCTTGTAACGTACTCAGCAACTGACACGAAGGAAGTTACCATGTGATAGCCGTCCTGTGGAGGGAGGGAAACAAACCTCCACGACATTTCACAGCCTCTTGCAGGATATTTTCTCCGCTGCAACGAGCTCCTTTAGTTTTTGAACTGCTTGTGTCCCAGTGTAGAGCTGTTTCAACTCCTCTGGGTTAGCCACCTTCATCCTAACAAGCCAACCGTTTCCGTAGGGGTCTCTGTTCACTAGGACTGGGCTCTTCTCCACTTCCCCGTTGACATCAACAATTTCACCTGAAACAGGAGCTGGAACTGGACCTGCCCACTTACCGCTCTCCATGGTAGCGACTGGCTTTCCCTTCTCGACCTTAGTACCCTTTTTCTTTATTCTGACCTTTACTACCTTACCGGCCATGGTTTGGGCTATGTCAGTTATCCCGACAAGAATGGTATCAGCAGATTCCTGCTTAGCCCACACGGTGTTTTTCCCATCGATGTAATATAGAAGGTTTTCCGGAATCTCACAATTCGATTCCACGACCATTTTATCACTGGTTTCCTAATAAGAGTATACTAAACTAAAAATCTTTCCAATAGAATAGATGAAATAAATGAAATGGAACAGGAAGGGATACGCAATTCTCTTCGATTGTGAAAATGGGGAAGTAAGGACTTCGGGGAGGGTATTCAGTATTACGAGGGGGACTTACGCCTACGTTGGATCTTGCGGGGTCAACTGCGGGAAAAGAGTTGGAAGACATCTTAGCGATAGCCTAGCAAAGAGGAGATGGCACGTAGACTACCTTAAGGACTTATGTAAACCCCTTGGGGCACTGGTTCTCCCGCTAACAGAGGAAGATATTGCCAATATCCTCACTGACCCAGTGAAGGGGTTCGGGTCGTCAGACTGCAGGAAACATAAGGGCGACCTATTCAGGGTTGAGATTAAAACCTTACTTTCGCGTCTGGCATAATCCCAGGTCTGAAACGTAAACTATGTCCCTACCCTCAAGCTTGAACGACTTGACCACAAGGTTAACTCCACTATCCATAGCCTCCCAGAAGGCCTCAGAAAATCTAGGATCGGTTTCCTCGTTGGGAAGGAAACATGTTGCAGGCCTCATGACTAGGACCATGAGCATTGAGCCATGACCCTCCTGCCTCAACCTAATCAGCTCTCTGAGATGTTTCTCCCCTCTTTTAGTGGGTGCGTCAGGAAATAGGGCGATCCCATTCCGAACTAGGGAACATCCCTTCACCTCAACCCAGATGCCATCGAAGTGGAAGTCGAGCCTACTCTCACCAGCCCTAACTTCGCCCTTCGCGTCTGGCGGAAGAAATCTTCTGGCAATGACTGGATGAAATCTGCTATCAATTATCACCCACTCACTATCCCAGCCAGCGAGGACCGAGCACGACGTCTTTGCTCCCCTAGTCTCCCTTACTAGTACTCTGTTGCCAGGGTACATCAGCTCCTTGAGTCTACCTGGATCGTGAAGGTGACATGTGTTGCCAGACTCCATCCTTACCATGAACCTATTTGGCCTGGACTCAACCCTCTCCTCCCAGATTCTCCCATCCACAGTGAATACAGTGAACATTTTACCCCGAGCACCATCCTGATAATGATGATGAATTTGCCGAGTAAGGAGTGATGACCTAAAAACTAAGGCTGAGCTAAGTGCCTCACGAAACTCTTCATCCACTCCTTAGCCTTCATATAATCATCTACGTATATGTTCTCGTTAAAGGAATGAATATTTGAGCCCGGATGCTCCACTCCAACTCCATCGGCTATTTGATTATTCTGCAAAATCCTTGCGAAGGACTCCATGGGCCCAGTACCGTAACTGTTGGGTATGACCTCAGGATCAACACCATATACCTTCTTGGCGGAATCCATCAGCGATTTAGCAATCTTACTATTGATTGAGGTCCTATAGGGCCTTACCTTACCCCAGACCTTGATATCCACTCCCTTTAGATGGTCCTGAAGTATCTTCAGGATTTCGTCAGGGTCCTGGTCTGGTACAAGTCTAAAGTCCAGTTTTGCCATGGCATAGGATGGAATCACCGTCTTAGATCCCTCACCTGTGTATCCCGAGTATAGTCCCGCAATGTTACACGTAGGTTCCTCCACTAGTCTCCTCTGAAAATCGTCTGGGAGTTCCTGTCCCAGTGCGTCCTCCATGGACCTCTTATTTCCCTTAAGATATCTCCTTTCCTCTTCCGTGAGCCATTTGACCTTGTCATAGAAACCAGGAAGGTTAACCCTACCACCACTCTTTAGGGAAGACAGCAAGTAAACTAACTCCCAGGCCGGGTTCTTGGCCACAGGGGCATACATGGAGTGAAGGTCCTTTTGTGTTCTTACCGAGATTTCAACGTATAGTAGGCCCTTTACTCCAAGGACTATGGTGGGTGCGCCACTGGATCCCCTTCCTGCACCTTCCCAGAGAACGTAATCTGAGGCTAGTAATTCCCTGTGCTCTGCTAGAAATAAGTCTATGTTGGGACTACCTATCTCCTCTTCCCCCTCATAAATGAACTTAATATTCATCGGAGGCTTCCCCATCTCGATCAACGCTTGCAGTCTAGCCATGAGCGAGCCCTTATCATCTCCAACCCCTCTTCCCACTAGCTTACCGTCCTTAATCACGGGATCGAAGGGATCGCTGTTCCACTTATCGAGTGGCTCAGCCGGCTGTACATCGTAATGGTTATAGATTAGCAATGTCTTAGTGGCCCCAACGTTGATCTCCCCATAGACATAGGGATTCTTAGATCTGTGCCTGATTATCCTTGCCTCGATTCCGTGCTCCTGCATGTAATCTCTTATGAACTTCGCGCCCTCCTCTCCTTTCCCCTTGGCCGAGGTCGTGTCTATCCTGGCAAACTCGATGAGGTCTTGAATAGAGTTCATGTTTTTTAAATGACAGTTCCATTAAATAAGCCATGATAAAGTACGCCGAGTATACCAGGCACTCCATGACTGAACCTCTCCTCTTAGTTTACGTATACAAGAAGGTAGAGGACGGGAAAGTGATCTCAACTTTCAGGGTAAACGTGTACAAGAATATGGCAGTCGCAATTTACGAAGACGACAAATTACAGGGAGGTGAAGTGGTCGATGTCTTCCCTGGAACCACTGAACATGTGCTCAGGGTAGTTGAGAGGTACTATCAGAAGGAGGTTGATGACCTAGTGGTTTTCGGGGAAAAGAGCTACGTGGACAGTTTCCTGGAAAAGGCAGAGGAGAGACTAGGTTAGAGAGCCATTCTCCCAAACTTGGTTCTCAGAAAGATCCCCACAAGTAGGAAGAAGACCCCAAAACCCAATATCACGGGGACCACAGACCTCCACGGACCGAACTGGTTGATGTACGCAGACAGGATTAAGGTCATGATGAAAAAGCCCACCAGTGGGGTCACAACGGCAAACCAGGTAAATGTATCCCATCTCTTTTCTGATGTCATATCTCTATTTTTAGATAGTACGTTATAAAGTTTTAATACTATTTTCTTTCTAAAACAGTCTTAATTGCCTGATAGAGTTCGCGATCCTTCAACTCAAGGGACTTCAGGGAGGGAGGCATTAATCCCTTACTCTTGACTCCCCTAACCACGGATCTAATCCAGGTCTCATATATCTTCCCTCCGCTCTTGTAATAGAATTCCTTCAATTTCTCGACAGCCTCATCCTCTGGAAGTTTCTTGACGTTAACAAGATATCTGGAGCCCACGTAAAGGATAAACCTCTTCCTGCAGTCGGCTAGACCTCTCTCGAGCACCTTTTCGATCCAGTCCATGGAAGTCGTTCTTGGCCTGGGCGGGAAAATCCCATCTACCTCAAAGAGGAACTTTCCAGTCTCATCGTAAACCCTGGAGATGCCTTCCTCGTACTCTGACTTGCCTGCAGGACTTCCATCGGGATAATGTAGCAGGATCGTGAACTTAGTTTCCCTTGACAATTTGACTCTCTCCCCCAGTCATTTTGATCTTGACCGCACAGAAGGAGCAAATTTCCCTATCACTGTTAGTGGGTCTACCGCAGATCTTACACTTACCCAAGTTAAACTTGGGAAGATCCTCGAAGAAGGGCCTTATCTTGGTCTCAAAGTTCTCGACTAACCTTAACATGAAGCCAGGTATCTCATCCTCGGCGTTCTCTATTATCCGCCTTAGTTTATCTGAGGTAGGGCCTCCAACCCTTGGATTATTGGGGCAGGAGTCCATGATGAAGGGGATACCGTTGATCAAGGCATAAGTGGTGGTCTCCTTTTCTGATACCAGGAAAAGTGGTTTTATCTTTCTGATGTACCCATTCTCAGCAGGTGAAACCGCCCTCAGCCTAGCCAGATTACTTAAATCTCCTGAGTGATAGCCTGATAGAACGAATACGGCCATATCATTCAAGTTATGCCCAGTGGCCAGAACATCTGCTCCCAGCTCTTGGGCCGCTTCCTCTAGGACGTATCTCTTCACAAGCCCACAAGTGCTACACACCGGTCTCTTGATCTTTACCTTGGCTTCATCGATAGTGAATCCGTGTTTTTCCTTAAGAGAGACTACCTTGTACTCGACCCCTAGTTTCTCAAAGTTCTTGACTGCAAACTCTGTGCTCAGTGAAGAGTATTTGGTGCCCCTGTCTATCCCGAGGTCTATGTTTATCCCCACAACCTCGAAACCCATCTTCCCAGATAGCTTCGCAAGGACATGGAGCAACGTTGTACTATCTTTACCCCCTGAGACTGCCACTGCTACTCTCTCCCCGCCACGAATCATGCCGTAATCCCTAATGGTCCTTTCAACCCTGCCCTCTAACCACTCCGTGAAGTGGGAGGAACAGAGGGTAAGATTAGCTGAGGTTATCTTAATTATGGCCTTGGAACCGCACTTCTTGCAGTACACACGTATAAATGTTTTTAAAGAGATTATTAAATAGAGCGCGGAATGGAGATCTTAGCAGAACTGCATCCCAAGCGAAAGATAGACAAACTAAAGAGGGAGATATCTTCCTTGGACAGTTTTGACGGTTTTGATATTCCAGATGCTCCCCTAGGAGACCCCTCTGTGATTCCAGTGGCGGTGGGAGTGCTGGCTAGGGAAGCGAGCGAGGGTAAGAGGATTATAATTAACCAGAGGCTAGCTGACGTCAATGAACTGTTCGTCAGATCATTATCCATAACCGCCAAGGCATTCAACTTCGATATTGCCTTCACACGTGGAGATAGGCCAAGATTTGGAAGGGAAGTAGACCAAGTTTCAACAGATAGGGCCATTGAGATTTCAAGGAGCTATGGGGTCAAGGCTGGCGGGATGTTGAGTTTAAGGAAGACCAAGGAGGAGATATTTTCTAGGTTAGACTTGCCCGCGGACTTCTTTCTAGGGCTCTATTTTGGGGGAATTAGCTCCTTGGAAGGACTACCCCTAGAGAGGATCATCCCCTACATCATAGTGAGAACTGAGAAGAACAAGGAGATACTGAAGACGTTAACTCAACCAACCTTTGATGCCGAGGGGGTTAACGTGGTGATAGAGGAGCTAAAGGGAATAGGGGCAAAAAGTGTTCTCTTATCCTCCCCTGGAGATCCGGACTTTTTACAAAAAATAACAAAGAAGATCTAGTTTAGAATAGCTGAGTTCCACAGCTCATACAATATCTAGCCGTGCCAGGATTGGGCGTTCCGCAAGATGGACAGTACTTCTGTTGAGGTTGATACGACGGCTGGTTAGGAGGCTGAGCTTGATATGGGTAGGGTTGAGGATACTGTGAAGGCTGATTCTGTTGCGGATATTGATATGGGTTTGGCTGAGAATAGGGCTGATACATGGGACTCCCAGATCCCTGGGACATGGAATATGCCAAATTCTCAACCTCCTTTATGATATCCTTCTCCAGCTTTAGGTCGTACAGCTCCTCTATTCCCTCCACTACTGCGAGCGGAGTGAATACAAGTGCAGCTATAACATCCTCCGTCACATCCGCCGCCTTTAACCAGTCAGCTAATCCCACGTCCACATTGAGAAAACCTTGACCGCCCATTAGCCTCACAGTGAAGGCCCTATCCGCGCCGAATATCGTTCTCAGAAAACCAACTTTCTTGGCCTGAACCACGTAGCTTGCGCCCATCCCTAGAACCTGAGTCTGATAGTGTTTCTTGGACCTAAACCAGTTCTCTAACTGATAGGCAATTTGCTGAGGGTTTACATATACTCCCTGGATTGTCTTCTGCATTACATATGAGAAATTTAGTCAAACTAAAAACTTTTTGATGATATTTCTTGGTGAAGACAAGATATTTCCACGGAGAAGTCAAAAACGTTAGAACTTCTCCATTAGCGAAAATACTTAATAGGTTTCTTGATCTACAATATTACCATGACATGGAAATGCACGGGATGCGGAACAGAGAATCCTGACGATGCAATGTATTGCACCACCTGTGGGTTAAAGAGACCTGACGAGCCAGTAGGAGCACAATCTAGTTCACAAGAACAGCCAGCTGAACAACAGGTACAAGAGCAACAACAAGCGGTTCCTCCTGCCGAAACACAGGTCCAGACTCAGGAGCCACCAGTCCAACAACCAGTGCAATCAGCAGAAGCGCAGTTAGTACAGAGTTCAGCACCCGCTAGTCCAACTCCTCAAGAGCAGGCAAGTACAACCCCACAACCTCAAGTTACGCAACCACAACCCAGTAGCCAAGAGGGCAAATACTATATTCAGTTCATTGCAACTCCAGTCTCAGCCTTGAACAAGACGAAGGTTCCGCTAGATTTTGACGTATTCGAAAATATTTCCTTAGGAAGGAGTCCTGAAAACGTATTGATGATCCCAGATAGCGAGATTTCAAGGAGGCATGCGATCCTATCTAAGGAAGGAGACACGCTTTACATAGAAGACCTAAACAGCACCAACGGTACGTACATCTATGACGGAAAGGTCTTTCAGACGGTAAAGGGGAAGGTCCAGCTTCCTAAAAATGCGGTAGTGAAGCTTGGCAATAACACCATTATCAAGATTGTGAGAGAATGAGTTCATGGCCTCAAGAGAGGAGGGACAGTCTCCTCGAGCTGGTCAGAAAATCTAGAGAGATATTCTCGTCGATGAAACCTCTCTTGAGGGTTGGGGATAGACCTAGGGCAGTTTTTGTTGGAGACACCCACGGAGCTTTCATGGTTACGAAATATGTTTTCGAAAATTTCTCGGATTATGACGCCATAGTCTTCCTGGGAGATTACGTAGACCGCGAACCTTATGGGCTCGAGAACTTAGAAATAATTCTCTCTCATTTCGTGGAAAATAAGGATAAAGTGATTGTTCTAAGGGGCAATCATGAGAGTCCCCTTACAAACGAATATTATGGATTTAGGGCAGAAGTAAGGGAGAAACTAGGAGATGAAAACTACAAAGAATTTGTGGATCTGTTCTCGGAAATGCCCTACGCAGCCATTGTAAATAACTACCTCTGCGTCCATGGAGGTATTGCTAGAAACTTAAAAAATGTACAACAGATTGAGGAACTTAAGAAACCTGACATAATACCAGAGGACGAGATAGCATTTGAGATGTTATGGAATGATCCTAGAGAGGAACTGGACGGCTTCGTTCCCAATATAAGGGGTGAGGGAACCTTCTTCTACGGAAAGGACGTAACGCTTGAGTTTCTTAAAGAGAACTCACTCAAGGGAATAATCAGGGGACATGAGGTAGCTGACGGTTTCAGATCCGAGATAGATGAAAGGGTTATTACAGTGTTTTCCAGTAGATACCACAAGATGAGGGCTGGAATCTTACTTCAAGATGGAGAAAAGTTCAACATGGTTTACTTGGACGAGGAATTCCTTCTGAAAGGTGATAAATCATGACACTTTCCATGAAGGTAGAGGTAAGCCACAAGTACTCTTTCAACAGCGACCTAAAGATGGCTTTTAAAATTCTCCTAGTCCCAGAGAAGATATCTACAGCCACAGGATTTCACTATATTGTTCTCCTGGACACCAGTGGATCCATGGACGGTCTTAAGATTGAAAGTGCTAAGAAGGGGGCAATAGAGCTACTTAAAAGGATACCACAGGGCAATAAGGTGTCATTCGTCACCTTTTCCAGTAGGGTTAACATCGTGAGAGAGTTCGTGGATCCGGAGGATCTTACGGCAGAGATTTCGAGCCTATCCGCTGGCGGTCAAACAGCCTTCTTTACCGCTCTTCTCACCGCGTTCAATCTTCACAACAAGCACGGAATTCCAAGTTATGTGATCTTATTAACGGACGGAAATCCCACTGATGATACAAACGTTGAGACATACAAGAGGATAGCCATACCCAATGGCGTTCAGACCATATCCTTTGGACTCGGTGATGATTATAACGAAACCATACTCAAGTCTCTAGCTGACAGATCAGGTGGAGTCTTCTATCACGTAAATGATGCCATGGAAATTCCAGAGAAACTTCCCAAAGCTGCAAAAACCAAGATAGCTGCTAAGAACGTTACAGTGGATATAGTCGCTGAGTCCAATGTGAAACTGCTAAACTATTCTGGTCCTCCAGTACAATTGAACGCGGTTGAGGGAGTAGTCAAGATACTTGGCGAAGCTGTGGTTCCTCCCAACTATAGTGGAAACTTTATGACAGTTAAGGCAAACT from Metallosphaera sedula DSM 5348 harbors:
- a CDS encoding OsmC family protein, which translates into the protein MITFTAEAKLEGETAVVSVKDLELKIGLIGSENPTPEELMLGAALSCMILTIYYISREMGVKLQGVEGYIEGNLDPKGFQGDPNVPPGLLQVKYDLTVFSDDERIGKVMELSMRRCPLKDTLMRSVDVDVTWKIRKT
- a CDS encoding VWA domain-containing protein; translation: MTLSMKVEVSHKYSFNSDLKMAFKILLVPEKISTATGFHYIVLLDTSGSMDGLKIESAKKGAIELLKRIPQGNKVSFVTFSSRVNIVREFVDPEDLTAEISSLSAGGQTAFFTALLTAFNLHNKHGIPSYVILLTDGNPTDDTNVETYKRIAIPNGVQTISFGLGDDYNETILKSLADRSGGVFYHVNDAMEIPEKLPKAAKTKIAAKNVTVDIVAESNVKLLNYSGPPVQLNAVEGVVKILGEAVVPPNYSGNFMTVKANYEEPVDGRKQALLSVVNIKPADSQATFVSGVNKDVLLEYEYFNNLQKISSEVQAGNLVEATRTLKRMEEIAGQTRKIELMETTRRLSDSLETTKRSGNATEQTRKLSKEVSSEVTRKLRGES
- the priX gene encoding DNA primase noncatalytic subunit PriX, coding for MSRETKFTILLHYPDGSPAGKSEYEEGISRVYDETGKFLFEVDGIFPPRPRTTSMDWIEKVLERGLADCRKRFILYVGSRYLVNVKKLPEDEAVEKLKEFYYKSGGKIYETWIRSVVRGVKSKGLMPPSLKSLELKDRELYQAIKTVLERK
- the sfsA gene encoding DNA/RNA nuclease SfsA, with the protein product MFTVFTVDGRIWEERVESRPNRFMVRMESGNTCHLHDPGRLKELMYPGNRVLVRETRGAKTSCSVLAGWDSEWVIIDSRFHPVIARRFLPPDAKGEVRAGESRLDFHFDGIWVEVKGCSLVRNGIALFPDAPTKRGEKHLRELIRLRQEGHGSMLMVLVMRPATCFLPNEETDPRFSEAFWEAMDSGVNLVVKSFKLEGRDIVYVSDLGLCQTRK
- a CDS encoding DUF123 domain-containing protein, with translation MKWNRKGYAILFDCENGEVRTSGRVFSITRGTYAYVGSCGVNCGKRVGRHLSDSLAKRRWHVDYLKDLCKPLGALVLPLTEEDIANILTDPVKGFGSSDCRKHKGDLFRVEIKTLLSRLA
- a CDS encoding CBS domain-containing protein produces the protein MKISDVMTRNLVRVDPRSSVKEALTLMLERNIRRLIVGDAQGIVTMRDLVYGWDNGNKQVEEVMNRDLLMISPEADAKQASKIMTKKGVGSLLVARDEEVVGIVTERDLLRVLIVSEGVNVGDVMKVDPLISAPETTVLEIIKAMKDNWERHAIVVEDNLPSGIVSIRDVGRAILEGKVNSPVSGIMKRPVFRTTPDSSLEIARKIMVQENVGFLPVVDSRTLLGSVEEREILAVISI
- a CDS encoding zinc ribbon domain-containing protein, producing MQKTIQGVYVNPQQIAYQLENWFRSKKHYQTQVLGMGASYVVQAKKVGFLRTIFGADRAFTVRLMGGQGFLNVDVGLADWLKAADVTEDVIAALVFTPLAVVEGIEELYDLKLEKDIIKEVENLAYSMSQGSGSPMYQPYSQPNPYQYPQQNQPSQYPQPYPYQAQPPNQPSYQPQQKYCPSCGTPNPGTARYCMSCGTQLF
- the gcvH gene encoding glycine cleavage system protein H; translated protein: MVVESNCEIPENLLYYIDGKNTVWAKQESADTILVGITDIAQTMAGKVVKVRIKKKGTKVEKGKPVATMESGKWAGPVPAPVSGEIVDVNGEVEKSPVLVNRDPYGNGWLVRMKVANPEELKQLYTGTQAVQKLKELVAAEKISCKRL
- a CDS encoding lipoyl protein ligase domain-containing protein; the encoded protein is MSWRFVSLPPQDGYHMVTSFVSVAEYVTRGGKNTFLVFSVKEPFVNVGVHQEVWLEVDLDYTLKNKIPVVRRDLGGGTVVITQGEHDYFIVLRQEEAPSDPKALYEKFLTPVVNVLRDYGLNASLRDQDIVVNGRKISGNGAMTHGKAVVIAGNILMRADTQLMSKCIKVPSEKFRDKMAKDMSEWITSLERELGYVPPREELDKKLKQSFEAHLGIKFEDSMLTPEEIERWEQLASEKRNEEWIYYKDRRHPDLRTDRCVKISSAVAICHLDYKARKLVRITAKFVEKRLQEVSISGDFFVMSPRDFIEKLEDRLSGTSPDEISQVIDKAFSELKPVIFGFNADDLKKAFEEILNKPEVQEVT
- a CDS encoding metallophosphoesterase, encoding MSSWPQERRDSLLELVRKSREIFSSMKPLLRVGDRPRAVFVGDTHGAFMVTKYVFENFSDYDAIVFLGDYVDREPYGLENLEIILSHFVENKDKVIVLRGNHESPLTNEYYGFRAEVREKLGDENYKEFVDLFSEMPYAAIVNNYLCVHGGIARNLKNVQQIEELKKPDIIPEDEIAFEMLWNDPREELDGFVPNIRGEGTFFYGKDVTLEFLKENSLKGIIRGHEVADGFRSEIDERVITVFSSRYHKMRAGILLQDGEKFNMVYLDEEFLLKGDKS
- a CDS encoding M20/M25/M40 family metallo-hydrolase, whose amino-acid sequence is MNSIQDLIEFARIDTTSAKGKGEEGAKFIRDYMQEHGIEARIIRHRSKNPYVYGEINVGATKTLLIYNHYDVQPAEPLDKWNSDPFDPVIKDGKLVGRGVGDDKGSLMARLQALIEMGKPPMNIKFIYEGEEEIGSPNIDLFLAEHRELLASDYVLWEGAGRGSSGAPTIVLGVKGLLYVEISVRTQKDLHSMYAPVAKNPAWELVYLLSSLKSGGRVNLPGFYDKVKWLTEEERRYLKGNKRSMEDALGQELPDDFQRRLVEEPTCNIAGLYSGYTGEGSKTVIPSYAMAKLDFRLVPDQDPDEILKILQDHLKGVDIKVWGKVRPYRTSINSKIAKSLMDSAKKVYGVDPEVIPNSYGTGPMESFARILQNNQIADGVGVEHPGSNIHSFNENIYVDDYMKAKEWMKSFVRHLAQP
- a CDS encoding tRNA lysidine(34) synthetase, which encodes MYCKKCGSKAIIKITSANLTLCSSHFTEWLEGRVERTIRDYGMIRGGERVAVAVSGGKDSTTLLHVLAKLSGKMGFEVVGINIDLGIDRGTKYSSLSTEFAVKNFEKLGVEYKVVSLKEKHGFTIDEAKVKIKRPVCSTCGLVKRYVLEEAAQELGADVLATGHNLNDMAVFVLSGYHSGDLSNLARLRAVSPAENGYIRKIKPLFLVSEKETTTYALINGIPFIMDSCPNNPRVGGPTSDKLRRIIENAEDEIPGFMLRLVENFETKIRPFFEDLPKFNLGKCKICGRPTNSDREICSFCAVKIKMTGGESQIVKGN
- a CDS encoding FHA domain-containing protein — its product is MTWKCTGCGTENPDDAMYCTTCGLKRPDEPVGAQSSSQEQPAEQQVQEQQQAVPPAETQVQTQEPPVQQPVQSAEAQLVQSSAPASPTPQEQASTTPQPQVTQPQPSSQEGKYYIQFIATPVSALNKTKVPLDFDVFENISLGRSPENVLMIPDSEISRRHAILSKEGDTLYIEDLNSTNGTYIYDGKVFQTVKGKVQLPKNAVVKLGNNTIIKIVRE